The Aspergillus flavus chromosome 2, complete sequence region TCGATTTTCCGCCCACTCCGCCAAGAGAGGATGAACCAAGAGGTACTTCGTATGCTCGGCTCAATACGTTTAGCCGTTCAGGCAGAATGAGGTTAATTAATACCTCCCAGGCTGTTTCGCAGCTAGTTTAGCGGCCCATTATGCCCCAGTGTGATTGGCTCAATCAGTCTGAAGCACTATCTACCCCAAACCCCTAAACGACAAGGTCCGATTCTATTTAGGCGACGGCCAGAGCTACCCCGCCTCAATATGTCACCATCAGACGACTGGGGGGGTTCAATCGGCTAAGTGGACGCTCTTTTATTAAAGCTAGATGTCCCCTTGCTCTCATGTGAGGGGCTTGAAAGTCCTACGAACAAATGCGCTAGACCGAGATACCGCTACTGGGTCTAATACATAGAGGTGATTCTATCTCTTTGCGCAGCGAGTCTCGTCAATTGTGCATTTACTTTTGATCAGTGGACTTTCTGGACTCAGAAGGTAATTATTCGGGCCTATATCCCCCTCAGAACCGCAAAAATGAAGTTCACCGAGGGGATGTGGCGCCTGCGCGTAAGTATACTTGCAATTGCCTCATGATCAATGTGATCTGACGATTTCGCAGGAAGGCATTCGAATTGACTGGATGAACAACGTCGAGAGACTGCACATTAATAATGAGAAAGTGGAATTATTGTTAAATAAGTTCCAGAGGCATCGTGGTGACACGCTTAATTcgggtttgtttgtttccGGGCTGATTTGGTTGAACAAGAACTAACAAATTGTCGGAATTAGCAACTGTTACTGCAAGTGTAACGTCTCCATTAGAAGGAATTATTGGCGTCAAGCTTGTCCACTGGTAGGTCCATTCAACTGTGATTTGTTTTTCAAAAGTAGACGGTATTGGCTCTTCCACTCCTCGCTCGGTCACTGACAATTGCATCCAGGGCAGGACAAGTCGATAACGGCCCCCACTATCAGTTGAGCTCATCGACTGGCCACACCAAGATTGACCATGAGAAGAACGTGAAGCTGGACTATGGCAGCGGCCCCTTGAACTTGACCATCAATACAGCACCGAACGAATTGGATTTCGTATTCTCGGGCGCTAAAGGGAAGCTCACTGGTCACTCCTGGAGATCCATTGGTTATGTTGGCGATCAAACTACAGAGAAGTCTCGTTGGGATGATGGGATCTTCTTTGAGCGTCAGGGATACATGCTCGCTGCATTAGACCTCGGGGTTGGCGAGAAACTATACGGCCTTGGAGAGAGGTTTGGTCCATTCGTCAAGAACGGACAAAGTGTCGACATTTGGAACGAAGATGGAGGCACATCATCCGAATTGACATATAAGAACATACCATTCTACATTAGCTCAAAGGGATATGGTGTCTTTGTGAACAACCCTGGCAAAGTCAGCTTGGAGCTGCAGTCAGAGCGAACTACTCGAGTTAACATCTCGATTGCCGGTGAAGAATTGGAGTACTTTGTGGTTTATGGAAACACCCCTAAGGAGATCATCAGACGGTATACGGCTTTGACCGGACGTCCTAGTTTGGTTCCATCCTGGAGTTACAATTTGTGGCTCACTACCAGTGCGTATATTCCTCCTTATTATCAGTGGCCTCTAAATGCTGAAAACCTTCATTTCAACAGGTTTCACCACAAACTACGACGAGCAGACCGTCACCGGCTTTCTCGACGGCTTCCGGGACCGGGATATTCCATTGGGCGTTTTCCACTTCGATTGCTTCTGGATGAAGTCATATCAATGGTGCGATTTCGAGTTCGACTCCGAGATGTTCCCTGACGCCGGAGGCTACCTTCAGCGACTCAAGGAGCGCGATCTTCGAATTAGTGTATGGATTAACCCGTACGTTGGGCAGGCTTCGCCCCTGTTCGATGAGGGCAAAAAGAACGGTTACTTCATCAAGGCACGGCCCTACTACGTTTACTCATTTTAGAAAACTATCGAGAACGCATACTGACAAACCACAGCGCACCGACGGTTCGGTTTGGCAATGGGACTACTGGCAAGCAGGTATGGCCGTTGTAGACTTCACGAACCCTGCCGCCTGCACATGGTTCTCGAACCACCTCAAGCGCCTCATGGACATGGGCGTTGACT contains the following coding sequences:
- a CDS encoding alpha-glucosidase → MKFTEGMWRLREGIRIDWMNNVERLHINNEKVELLLNKFQRHRGDTLNSATVTASVTSPLEGIIGVKLVHWAGQVDNGPHYQLSSSTGHTKIDHEKNVKLDYGSGPLNLTINTAPNELDFVFSGAKGKLTGHSWRSIGYVGDQTTEKSRWDDGIFFERQGYMLAALDLGVGEKLYGLGERFGPFVKNGQSVDIWNEDGGTSSELTYKNIPFYISSKGYGVFVNNPGKVSLELQSERTTRVNISIAGEELEYFVVYGNTPKEIIRRYTALTGRPSLVPSWSYNLWLTTSFTTNYDEQTVTGFLDGFRDRDIPLGVFHFDCFWMKSYQWCDFEFDSEMFPDAGGYLQRLKERDLRISVWINPYVGQASPLFDEGKKNGYFIKRTDGSVWQWDYWQAGMAVVDFTNPAACTWFSNHLKRLMDMGVDSFKTDFAERIPYRNVQYHDGSDPTRMHNYYTLLFNKVVYETMTDRYGKSNSLLFARSTSPGGQIYPVHWGGDCESTYEAMAESLRGGLSLMLSGYIFWASDIGGFEGTPPPALYKRWVQFGLLSSHSRLHGSSSFRVPWIYGEDCSEVLRDCVKRKILLTPYLLAEALTGHDQGTPLMRPMFLEFPDDLNTYPLDTQYMFGSNLLVAPVFTDEGTVTFYVPRTPEDSQGKWISWFDHSKTYEPGQWYTETHGFDTLPILVRPGSVTPINPKLKAPQDDALDGLELLVNGSLTDEVAVQVVDPSKTHEVLKTVKVAVKGDEVVADATGVKVVRVRH